A single genomic interval of Alistipes provencensis harbors:
- the leuD gene encoding 3-isopropylmalate dehydratase small subunit — translation MAIPKFVTFTSGAVPVKVENIDTDQIIPARFLKATERKGFGDNLFRDWRYDASGAKIASFPLNDARYEGQILVAGRNFGCGSSREHAAWAIADYGFRVVVSSFFADIFRNNALNNGLLPIRVSEEFLKAIFDEIRRDSKAQFTVDLDNQTLTVVSSGRSERFEIDAYKKRCLRNGYDDVDYLHSIADRIAAFEAARK, via the coding sequence ATGGCTATACCCAAATTCGTAACTTTCACCTCGGGGGCGGTGCCCGTCAAGGTGGAGAACATAGATACCGACCAGATCATCCCGGCGCGCTTCCTGAAGGCCACCGAGCGCAAGGGATTCGGCGACAACCTTTTCCGCGACTGGCGTTACGACGCCTCGGGCGCGAAGATCGCGTCGTTCCCGCTGAACGACGCCCGCTACGAAGGGCAAATCCTCGTCGCCGGGCGCAATTTCGGGTGCGGCAGTTCGCGCGAGCATGCCGCTTGGGCCATTGCCGACTATGGTTTCCGTGTCGTGGTGTCGAGCTTCTTCGCCGACATCTTCCGTAACAACGCCCTGAACAACGGCCTGCTGCCGATCCGTGTCAGCGAGGAGTTCCTGAAAGCTATTTTCGATGAAATCCGCCGCGATTCGAAAGCGCAGTTCACGGTCGATCTGGACAACCAGACCCTGACCGTCGTGTCGAGCGGCCGCAGCGAGCGTTTCGAGATCGACGCCTATAAGAAGCGCTGTCTCCGGAACGGCTACGACGACGTGGACTACCTGCACAGTATCGCCGACAGGATCGCGGCTTTCGAAGCCGCCCGCAAATAG
- a CDS encoding alpha-isopropylmalate synthase regulatory domain-containing protein — protein sequence MLRPVEIMDTTLRDGEQTSGVSFNAREKLAIARLLLEELRVSRIEIASARVSQGEQQAVRAVAEWAAAKGYADRVEALGFIDGGLSLDWLGAAGCRVVNLLAKGSRKHCEGQLRRTPEEHLADVRAEILAAVDRDMRVNLYLEDWSNGMRHSPDYVYAMLDGLADAPVQRFLCPDTLGVLDPYDTERFCRDLVARYPQLRFDFHAHNDYDLAVANTAAAVRAGFHGVHVTVNGLGERAGNAPLSSTVAVLHDRLGCTTGIDETKINRVSRTVESHTGIRIPANRPIVGESVFTQCAGIHADGDNKNNLYFNELLPERFGRVREYALGKTSGKANILKNLEVLGIDLDEAAMRKVTERVVELSDKKELVTVEDLPYIVADVLRYDLADNPVRILNYSLSLAQGLRPVATLKIEIHDRPYEQTSAGDGQYDAFMRALRQIYREQLGREFPMLRDYAVSIPPGGRTDAFVQTIITWEMDSRVFKTRGLDADQTEAAIKATIKMLNIIEINYNDNGC from the coding sequence ATGCTTCGCCCGGTCGAAATAATGGACACGACGCTGCGCGACGGCGAGCAGACCTCGGGCGTTTCGTTCAATGCCCGCGAGAAGCTCGCCATCGCCCGGCTCCTGCTGGAAGAACTGCGCGTGAGCCGCATCGAGATCGCCTCGGCGCGGGTCTCGCAGGGCGAACAGCAGGCCGTGCGCGCCGTCGCCGAATGGGCCGCCGCCAAGGGGTATGCCGACCGCGTCGAAGCCCTCGGGTTCATCGACGGCGGGCTGTCGCTCGACTGGCTGGGCGCGGCCGGATGCCGCGTGGTGAACCTGCTGGCCAAGGGTTCCCGCAAACACTGCGAGGGGCAGTTGCGCCGCACGCCCGAAGAGCATCTGGCCGATGTGCGCGCCGAGATACTTGCCGCCGTCGACCGGGATATGCGGGTGAACCTCTACCTCGAGGACTGGTCCAACGGCATGCGCCACTCGCCCGACTATGTCTATGCCATGCTCGACGGACTGGCCGACGCTCCCGTGCAGCGGTTCCTGTGCCCCGATACGCTGGGGGTGCTCGATCCCTATGATACCGAACGTTTCTGCCGCGATCTGGTGGCGCGCTATCCGCAACTGCGCTTCGATTTCCATGCCCATAACGACTACGACTTGGCCGTGGCCAACACCGCCGCCGCCGTGCGGGCGGGTTTCCACGGGGTCCATGTCACGGTCAACGGACTGGGCGAACGCGCCGGCAATGCGCCGCTGTCGAGCACCGTGGCGGTGCTCCACGACCGGCTGGGCTGTACGACCGGCATCGACGAGACGAAGATCAACCGCGTCAGCCGCACGGTCGAGTCCCACACCGGCATCCGCATTCCCGCCAACCGCCCGATCGTGGGCGAGAGCGTCTTTACGCAGTGCGCCGGCATCCACGCCGACGGCGACAACAAGAACAACCTCTATTTCAACGAACTGCTGCCCGAACGCTTCGGCCGCGTCCGCGAATACGCGCTGGGTAAGACCTCGGGCAAGGCCAACATCCTCAAGAACCTCGAGGTGCTGGGCATCGACCTCGACGAGGCCGCGATGCGCAAGGTCACCGAACGGGTGGTGGAGCTGAGCGACAAGAAGGAGCTGGTGACGGTCGAGGACCTTCCCTATATCGTTGCCGACGTCCTGCGCTACGACCTTGCGGACAATCCGGTGAGGATACTCAATTACAGCCTTTCGCTGGCGCAGGGACTGCGCCCCGTTGCGACGCTCAAGATCGAGATACACGACCGTCCCTACGAGCAGACCTCGGCCGGCGACGGCCAGTACGACGCTTTCATGCGGGCTCTGCGGCAAATCTACCGCGAACAGCTCGGGCGCGAGTTCCCGATGCTGCGCGACTATGCCGTCTCGATCCCGCCCGGCGGCCGCACCGACGCCTTTGTGCAGACGATCATCACATGGGAGATGGACAGCCGCGTGTTCAAGACCCGCGGACTGGATGCCGACCAGACCGAAGCCGCCATCAAGGCGACGATCAAAATGCTGAATATCATCGAAATAAACTATAACGACAATGGATGTTAA
- the leuB gene encoding 3-isopropylmalate dehydrogenase produces the protein MDVNIALLAGDGIGPEIVAEAAKVLDRVAEKFGHKITYTPALVGAAAIDATGDPYPDETHRVCLAADAVLFGAIGDPKYDNDPTAKVRPEQGLLRMRKSLGLFANLRPVALFDALADRSPLRAEVVRGTDFICVRELTGGIYFGRPQGRDDDGKRAFDTCTYTVGEIERVLHVAFRLAASRRHKLTVVDKANVLETSRLWRETAQRIAKEYPAVTVDYMFVDNAAMQIIRQPACFDVIVTENMFGDILTDEASVISGSLGMLSSASVGAEVALFEPIHGSYPQAAGKNIANPMATILSAAMLLEHLGLDAEGKVVRRAVDKALADGIVTEDLVASGARAHSTSEVGDYVAKNV, from the coding sequence ATGGATGTTAACATCGCTCTTTTAGCCGGCGACGGCATCGGTCCCGAGATCGTCGCCGAAGCCGCCAAGGTGCTGGACCGCGTGGCGGAAAAGTTCGGACACAAGATCACCTATACGCCTGCGCTGGTGGGCGCCGCGGCCATCGACGCCACGGGCGACCCCTATCCCGACGAGACGCACCGCGTCTGCCTTGCCGCCGACGCCGTGTTGTTCGGGGCCATCGGCGACCCGAAATACGACAACGATCCCACGGCCAAGGTGCGCCCCGAGCAGGGTTTGCTGCGGATGCGCAAGTCGCTGGGACTGTTTGCCAACCTGCGCCCCGTGGCGCTGTTCGACGCGCTGGCCGACCGTTCGCCGCTCCGGGCCGAGGTCGTGCGCGGTACGGATTTCATCTGTGTGCGCGAACTCACGGGCGGCATCTATTTCGGTCGTCCGCAGGGCCGTGACGACGACGGAAAGCGCGCTTTCGACACCTGCACCTACACCGTCGGGGAGATCGAGCGGGTTCTGCATGTGGCGTTCCGGCTGGCCGCTTCGCGCCGTCATAAACTTACGGTCGTCGACAAGGCCAACGTGCTGGAAACCTCGCGTCTGTGGCGCGAAACCGCCCAGCGCATCGCCAAGGAATACCCCGCCGTAACGGTGGATTATATGTTCGTGGACAACGCCGCCATGCAGATCATCCGCCAGCCGGCCTGTTTCGATGTGATTGTTACCGAAAACATGTTCGGCGACATCCTCACCGATGAGGCCAGCGTCATCAGCGGTTCGCTGGGCATGCTCTCTTCGGCGAGCGTCGGCGCCGAGGTGGCCCTTTTCGAACCCATCCACGGCTCCTATCCGCAGGCCGCGGGCAAGAACATCGCCAACCCGATGGCCACGATCCTCTCGGCCGCCATGCTGCTGGAGCACTTGGGGCTCGACGCCGAGGGCAAGGTCGTGCGCCGGGCCGTGGACAAGGCCCTCGCCGACGGCATCGTCACCGAGGACCTCGTCGCTTCCGGAGCCCGGGCGCACTCGACCTCCGAGGTGGGGGATTACGTTGCGAAGAACGTATGA
- the obgE gene encoding GTPase ObgE, producing MASSNFVDYVKIFARSGHGGGGSTHFRREKFVAFGGPDGGDGGKGGSIILQGDKQYWTLIHLKYQRHQFAEDGEHGSGARSSGKDAKDIIIPVPLGTVANRIYENEDGTTETETVGEVTADGEQLVLLKGGRGGLGNWHFKSATNQTPRYAQPGEEGEEGTFILELKVLADVGLVGFPNAGKSTLLSVVSAAKPKIANYAFTTLEPNLGIVEVRDHKSFVMADIPGIIEGAHEGRGLGTRFLRHIERNSVLLFMIPADSDDIRRDYEILLGELTQYNPELLDKERLLAITKCDMLDDELIAQMRGHLPEGVPSVFISSVSGLNIQQLKDMLWEALQR from the coding sequence ATGGCAAGCTCAAATTTTGTCGATTACGTAAAGATATTCGCCCGTTCGGGGCACGGCGGCGGCGGCTCGACGCATTTCCGGCGCGAGAAATTCGTGGCTTTCGGCGGTCCCGACGGCGGCGACGGCGGCAAGGGCGGGAGTATCATCCTGCAAGGCGACAAACAGTACTGGACGCTCATCCACCTCAAATACCAGCGCCACCAGTTCGCCGAAGACGGCGAGCACGGCTCCGGGGCCCGTTCGTCGGGCAAGGATGCCAAGGACATCATCATCCCGGTGCCGCTGGGCACGGTCGCCAACCGCATCTATGAGAACGAGGACGGTACGACCGAGACCGAAACGGTGGGGGAGGTGACGGCCGACGGCGAACAGCTCGTGCTGCTCAAGGGCGGCCGGGGCGGTCTGGGCAACTGGCATTTCAAGAGCGCCACGAACCAGACGCCGCGTTACGCCCAGCCGGGCGAGGAGGGCGAGGAGGGGACGTTTATCCTCGAACTGAAGGTGCTGGCCGACGTGGGGCTGGTGGGCTTCCCCAATGCGGGCAAGTCGACGCTGCTGTCGGTGGTTTCGGCCGCGAAGCCCAAGATCGCCAACTACGCCTTCACGACGCTGGAGCCCAACCTCGGCATCGTCGAGGTCCGCGACCACAAATCGTTCGTCATGGCCGACATTCCGGGCATCATCGAGGGTGCCCACGAAGGCCGAGGCCTCGGAACCCGCTTCCTGCGCCATATCGAGCGCAATTCGGTGCTGCTGTTCATGATCCCCGCCGACAGCGACGACATCCGCCGCGATTACGAGATCCTGCTGGGCGAGCTGACGCAGTACAACCCCGAACTGCTGGACAAGGAGCGCCTGCTGGCCATTACCAAGTGCGACATGCTCGACGACGAACTGATCGCCCAGATGCGCGGCCATTTGCCCGAGGGCGTTCCGTCGGTCTTCATTTCGTCGGTCTCGGGGCTGAACATTCAGCAGTTGAAAGACATGCTCTGGGAAGCGCTGCAACGCTAA
- a CDS encoding DUF5689 domain-containing protein — protein sequence MRAIVGLSLLLLSAGCDTATEPRFAEEPEASRHTVAYLKSLCDGRSSVAVTQDITIRGFITANDLYGEFDRTIVVEDPSGGIAIAAGHPSLADDYPFGAIATVRCNGLTLCNYGGKIELGSEAGDYGAEAIPREELPRYIRVTLPEEGEKHRAAPLTFGEVSARHIDTRVRFDGVRFADAGKTWCDTDPETGRTVATERVIVDAQGSEFTVRSAATCAYAKEPLPSGTGSLYGIIDYFAGKYTLRVTNREVVF from the coding sequence ATGAGGGCGATTGTCGGCCTTAGCCTGCTACTGTTGTCGGCCGGATGCGACACAGCCACGGAACCCCGATTCGCCGAGGAACCCGAGGCGTCGCGGCACACCGTCGCCTACCTGAAATCGCTCTGCGACGGCCGCAGCAGCGTCGCCGTCACACAGGACATCACCATCCGGGGGTTCATCACCGCCAACGACCTTTACGGGGAATTCGACCGGACGATCGTGGTCGAGGACCCGAGCGGCGGCATCGCAATCGCCGCCGGGCATCCCTCGCTGGCCGACGACTATCCGTTCGGCGCAATCGCGACTGTTCGATGCAACGGGCTGACGCTCTGCAATTACGGCGGGAAGATCGAACTGGGGTCCGAAGCCGGGGATTACGGGGCCGAAGCGATTCCGCGCGAGGAGCTGCCCCGCTATATCCGCGTCACGCTGCCGGAGGAGGGCGAAAAGCACCGGGCCGCCCCGCTCACCTTCGGGGAGGTTTCGGCACGCCACATCGACACCCGGGTCCGGTTCGACGGCGTGCGTTTCGCCGATGCCGGAAAGACATGGTGCGACACCGACCCCGAAACGGGACGCACCGTCGCCACCGAGCGGGTGATCGTCGACGCCCAAGGCAGCGAATTCACGGTGCGGAGCGCCGCGACGTGTGCATATGCAAAGGAGCCCCTGCCTTCCGGCACGGGCTCCCTGTATGGAATCATCGACTATTTCGCGGGAAAGTACACGCTCCGTGTCACCAACCGCGAGGTCGTCTTTTAG
- a CDS encoding DUF5689 domain-containing protein — protein MPRFRRIAVALAALLTAGCYDSRFGEPDGNVPEEPATETIAALRARYAGTPFTVTGDIVVAGTVTTSDRAENFYRTLCIEADEAGLEVMAGIDHLHNDFPVGSRVTLRLKGLTVAESRGLLQVGRPSAAGSGYATDYIGSQPALAAALVRSGEVLHSPTPALRRISELTPARCGTLVRIDGLRYTPEDLSAATWSGYKCFADNDGNTVYTYVRTYARFADTDVPAGTVSLTGILQYDAAGDGRYILKPRDEGDCRP, from the coding sequence ATGCCCCGCTTCCGCCGCATCGCCGTCGCCTTGGCCGCGCTTCTGACGGCCGGGTGTTACGACTCCCGGTTCGGGGAGCCGGACGGCAATGTGCCCGAAGAACCTGCGACGGAGACCATCGCCGCACTGCGTGCACGCTACGCCGGAACGCCGTTCACGGTCACGGGCGACATCGTGGTCGCAGGGACGGTCACAACCAGCGACCGGGCGGAGAATTTCTACCGCACGCTCTGCATCGAGGCAGATGAAGCGGGACTTGAGGTAATGGCCGGTATCGACCATCTGCACAACGACTTTCCGGTCGGGAGCCGTGTGACATTACGGCTCAAGGGGCTGACCGTGGCTGAGAGCCGCGGCCTATTGCAGGTCGGGCGCCCTTCCGCCGCGGGAAGCGGCTATGCCACCGACTACATCGGTTCCCAACCGGCGCTGGCCGCGGCGCTCGTCCGCAGCGGCGAGGTTCTGCACTCCCCCACGCCCGCCCTGCGCCGGATATCCGAGCTCACTCCCGCCCGATGCGGCACGCTGGTCCGCATCGACGGCCTCCGCTACACCCCCGAAGACCTCTCGGCGGCGACATGGTCCGGGTACAAATGCTTCGCCGACAACGACGGCAACACCGTCTACACCTATGTCCGCACCTACGCCCGGTTTGCCGACACCGACGTCCCCGCCGGAACGGTATCGCTGACGGGCATTCTCCAGTACGACGCCGCGGGCGACGGGCGTTATATCCTTAAACCGCGCGATGAGGGCGATTGTCGGCCTTAG
- the serB gene encoding phosphoserine phosphatase SerB translates to MQNNVEIIQINISGEDKPGMTSSLTEILARYDAFILDIGQANIHQSLTLGILIKTTADKSGSIMKELLFKASELGVMIRFTPITEERYDDWVGRQGKNRYIITLLGRTVTARHIAEVTKVVAEHGLNIDAIKRLTGRMPLCEDDRAAKSCIELSVRGSLSDEERSTMQAGFMNLSDIGLDVSFQKDDISRRSRRLICFDMDSTLIETEVIDELAERAGVGDEVRAITASAMRGEIDFRESFSRRVALLKGLDVSVMDEIARSLPITEGLERMMTILKRVGYKTAILSGGFTYFGNYLRQKYGFDYVYANELEIEDGRLTGRYVGEVVDGRRKAELLRLLCQFEEINIAQSVAVGDGANDLPMLNLAGLGIAFHAKPKVKATARQSISTIGLDGILYFLGLKDSRIEA, encoded by the coding sequence ATGCAGAACAACGTTGAAATTATCCAGATAAACATTTCGGGCGAGGACAAGCCGGGCATGACCTCGTCGCTCACCGAGATACTCGCGCGTTACGACGCCTTCATCCTCGACATCGGTCAGGCCAACATCCACCAGTCGCTGACGCTGGGCATCCTGATAAAGACCACTGCCGACAAGTCGGGAAGCATCATGAAAGAGCTGCTTTTCAAGGCTTCGGAACTGGGCGTCATGATCCGCTTCACGCCCATCACCGAGGAGCGTTACGACGACTGGGTGGGCCGTCAGGGCAAGAACCGCTACATCATCACCCTGCTGGGCCGCACCGTCACGGCGCGCCACATCGCCGAGGTGACGAAGGTCGTAGCCGAGCACGGGCTCAACATCGACGCCATCAAGCGTCTCACGGGCCGCATGCCGCTCTGCGAGGACGACCGCGCGGCCAAATCGTGCATTGAGCTCTCGGTGCGCGGGTCGCTCTCCGACGAGGAGCGCAGCACGATGCAGGCGGGCTTCATGAACCTCTCGGACATCGGCCTCGACGTCTCGTTCCAGAAGGACGACATCTCCCGCCGCAGCCGCCGCCTGATCTGCTTCGACATGGATTCGACGCTGATCGAGACCGAAGTGATCGACGAACTGGCCGAACGGGCCGGCGTGGGCGACGAGGTGCGCGCCATCACCGCCAGCGCCATGCGCGGCGAGATCGACTTCCGCGAGAGTTTCTCGCGGCGGGTGGCGCTGCTCAAAGGGCTCGACGTCTCGGTCATGGACGAAATTGCCCGCAGCCTGCCTATCACCGAGGGGCTGGAGCGCATGATGACCATCCTCAAGCGCGTGGGCTACAAGACAGCGATCCTCTCCGGCGGATTCACCTATTTCGGCAACTACCTGCGTCAGAAATACGGCTTCGACTACGTTTATGCCAACGAGCTGGAGATCGAGGACGGACGTCTGACGGGACGTTATGTCGGCGAAGTGGTCGACGGACGCCGCAAGGCCGAATTGCTGCGGCTGCTGTGCCAGTTCGAGGAGATCAACATCGCCCAGTCGGTGGCCGTCGGCGACGGGGCCAACGACCTGCCGATGCTCAACCTCGCGGGTCTGGGCATTGCGTTCCACGCCAAACCCAAGGTAAAAGCCACGGCCCGGCAGTCGATTTCGACGATCGGACTGGACGGCATCCTCTACTTCCTCGGGCTGAAAGATTCGCGCATCGAAGCCTGA
- a CDS encoding mechanosensitive ion channel family protein, with amino-acid sequence MWTFLAAEDPASLIVPDSVQKAHFAEAVEKIANIDYHALLQSLLSESVWILIKILIALAIYFIGRWVVRRILKLVDVAMQHRNVDISLRSFTRNTISTVFTLLLVLIVVSTLGVNVTSLIAVASAATLAIGMALSGTAQNFAGGVMILLMKPYRIGDVISAQGQSGTVRDIKLFSTVITTADNQTIYIPNNSIATAIIDNYSTADLRRVDWTVGISYGDDVDVARKAILAMLAADSRILKDPAPVVWVAALADSSVNLSIRAWVKNGDYWNVFFEHNEEFYKELPKQGLSFPFPQMDVHMKQE; translated from the coding sequence ATGTGGACATTTTTAGCGGCTGAGGACCCGGCGTCCCTGATCGTGCCGGACAGTGTGCAGAAAGCCCATTTCGCAGAGGCGGTCGAGAAGATCGCCAACATCGATTATCACGCCCTGCTGCAATCTTTGCTTTCGGAGTCAGTCTGGATACTGATAAAGATCCTTATCGCGCTGGCCATCTATTTCATCGGCCGGTGGGTCGTGCGGCGCATCCTGAAACTGGTCGATGTCGCCATGCAGCACCGCAACGTCGACATCTCGCTGCGGTCGTTCACGCGTAATACCATAAGCACCGTATTCACGCTCCTGCTGGTGCTGATCGTCGTTTCGACGCTGGGTGTCAACGTCACGTCGCTCATCGCCGTCGCGTCGGCCGCCACGCTGGCTATCGGTATGGCCCTGAGCGGCACGGCGCAGAACTTCGCCGGCGGCGTGATGATCCTGCTGATGAAGCCCTACCGTATCGGCGACGTCATCTCGGCTCAGGGGCAGTCGGGCACCGTGCGCGACATCAAGCTCTTCTCGACGGTCATCACCACCGCTGACAACCAGACGATCTACATCCCCAACAACTCGATCGCCACGGCCATCATCGACAACTATTCCACGGCCGATCTGCGCCGCGTGGACTGGACCGTGGGCATCTCCTACGGCGACGACGTGGACGTGGCCCGCAAGGCCATCCTCGCTATGCTGGCAGCCGATTCCCGCATCCTGAAAGATCCCGCTCCGGTGGTGTGGGTCGCTGCGCTGGCCGACAGCTCGGTGAACCTCTCGATCCGCGCATGGGTGAAGAACGGCGACTACTGGAACGTCTTTTTCGAGCATAACGAGGAGTTCTACAAGGAGCTGCCCAAGCAGGGCCTCAGCTTCCCGTTCCCGCAGATGGACGTACACATGAAACAGGAGTAG
- a CDS encoding DUF5606 family protein has product MELKEILAISGQPGLYKYVAQSKNGVIVESLLDGRRMNAAANAKVSALTEISMFTEGDDIALADVFTRIYTHTGGKEAISPKEAPEKLKAAFAEVLPEYDRDRVHVSDMKKCFAWYNTLLQAGFTEFKLPAEAEEEEK; this is encoded by the coding sequence ATGGAACTGAAAGAGATTCTGGCCATCTCGGGCCAGCCCGGACTTTATAAATATGTGGCGCAGTCGAAGAACGGCGTGATCGTCGAGTCGCTGCTCGACGGACGGCGCATGAACGCCGCGGCGAATGCCAAGGTGAGCGCCCTGACCGAGATTTCGATGTTCACCGAGGGCGACGACATCGCTCTGGCCGATGTTTTCACCCGGATTTACACCCATACCGGGGGCAAGGAGGCGATCAGCCCCAAGGAGGCTCCCGAAAAGCTGAAAGCCGCGTTTGCTGAGGTGCTTCCCGAGTACGACCGCGACCGGGTGCATGTTTCGGACATGAAGAAGTGCTTTGCGTGGTACAACACGCTCCTGCAGGCCGGATTCACGGAGTTCAAACTTCCCGCCGAAGCCGAAGAAGAGGAGAAATAG
- a CDS encoding methylglyoxal synthase, giving the protein MGKQTKVLALVAHDNMKRDLAEWVDWNSRKLSRHHLVCTGTTGKMVEKTLRDHKEEHEAEDEPKPELRITLLKSGPLGGDQQLGSLIADGKINALIFFWDPMSAQPHDVDVKALLRLATLYNVPTAINRSSADCLISSPLFEDDDYKPVVKDYKAYVERVLK; this is encoded by the coding sequence ATGGGAAAGCAGACGAAAGTGCTGGCACTGGTTGCCCACGACAATATGAAACGCGATTTGGCCGAATGGGTCGACTGGAACAGCCGCAAACTGAGCCGTCACCACTTGGTATGCACGGGAACGACGGGTAAGATGGTCGAGAAGACGCTGCGCGACCACAAGGAGGAGCACGAGGCGGAGGACGAGCCGAAGCCCGAACTGCGGATCACGCTGCTGAAATCGGGTCCGCTGGGCGGCGACCAGCAGTTGGGGTCGCTGATCGCCGACGGCAAGATCAACGCGCTGATCTTCTTCTGGGACCCGATGTCGGCCCAGCCGCACGATGTCGACGTGAAGGCGCTACTGCGTCTGGCGACGCTCTACAACGTGCCGACGGCTATCAACCGCTCCTCGGCCGACTGCCTGATCTCCTCGCCGCTGTTTGAGGACGACGACTATAAACCCGTCGTGAAGGACTACAAAGCCTACGTCGAGCGGGTGCTGAAATAA
- a CDS encoding calcineurin-like phosphoesterase C-terminal domain-containing protein, giving the protein MAPQQSGAQPVRSGTLFLDRNDNGVRDRGERVLKGVPVSDGDTVVITDRKGRYILPATAHSSIFPILPSGYEFPGGGIRNARFRYYPDSTANGNADFGLVRRRQPDRFSIAAVGDVQFGDTTEAGYAARTFFSELAERRDMAFSLFLGDLVNDDCSLFPLFKELTDELPMPSWTLSGNHDRDMDSVRTVVCYNEAFGADTYAFDYGPVHFIVFNNVFTEGRRSYVGKLTEKQLRFLRNDLARVPRETLVVIAQHIPMAATKNKDEVLALLDGRRCLMLSGHTHSVFRKRLADNVQELVAGAVCGLLWTGEQDLDLVPRSLQPCGTPRNYFRIDFDKADYAFRFKGIGIDEGHQADVWIADGNPQDREIEELASLPAGSVVVNLFAGGPETQVRMRIDDGAWQPLTHTAMAAPTVLRSKLRNQQGYLQSKYARRSPHRNAPSPHIWTGRLPEGTQPGPHRMYLEARDTTADGAVRLTDVRVILAP; this is encoded by the coding sequence ATGGCACCCCAACAGAGCGGGGCACAGCCAGTGCGTTCGGGAACGCTCTTTCTCGATCGCAACGACAACGGAGTTCGAGACCGGGGAGAACGCGTCCTGAAAGGCGTTCCCGTATCCGACGGTGACACGGTCGTCATCACCGACCGGAAAGGCCGCTATATCCTTCCTGCAACGGCGCACAGCAGCATATTCCCGATCCTTCCGTCCGGTTACGAATTTCCGGGCGGCGGGATTCGCAACGCCCGGTTCCGATACTACCCCGACAGCACGGCAAACGGCAATGCCGATTTCGGACTGGTGCGCCGCCGACAGCCCGATCGTTTCAGCATCGCTGCCGTGGGCGACGTGCAGTTCGGCGACACGACCGAAGCGGGATATGCCGCACGCACGTTCTTCTCGGAGTTGGCGGAACGCCGCGACATGGCCTTTTCGCTTTTTCTGGGCGATCTGGTAAACGACGACTGCTCGCTGTTCCCGCTCTTCAAGGAGCTAACCGACGAACTGCCGATGCCTTCGTGGACGCTTTCGGGCAACCACGACCGGGATATGGACAGCGTCCGGACGGTCGTCTGCTACAACGAGGCTTTCGGAGCCGACACCTACGCTTTCGACTACGGGCCAGTCCATTTCATCGTCTTCAACAACGTCTTCACGGAAGGACGCCGCAGCTATGTCGGCAAACTGACCGAAAAGCAGTTGCGGTTCCTGCGCAACGATCTGGCACGGGTGCCGCGGGAAACGCTCGTGGTCATTGCCCAGCATATTCCGATGGCCGCCACCAAAAACAAGGACGAGGTGCTCGCACTGCTGGACGGACGCCGCTGCCTAATGTTGTCGGGACACACCCATTCGGTCTTCCGGAAACGGCTGGCGGACAACGTGCAGGAGCTGGTTGCCGGGGCGGTCTGCGGACTGCTCTGGACCGGGGAGCAGGACTTGGACTTGGTGCCGCGCTCCCTGCAGCCGTGCGGAACCCCGCGCAACTACTTCCGCATCGACTTCGACAAGGCGGATTACGCATTCCGGTTCAAGGGCATCGGCATCGACGAAGGGCATCAGGCCGATGTATGGATCGCCGACGGCAATCCTCAAGACCGGGAAATCGAGGAACTGGCCTCCCTGCCTGCGGGGAGCGTCGTGGTGAACCTCTTCGCCGGAGGTCCGGAGACGCAGGTCCGAATGCGGATCGACGACGGTGCGTGGCAACCGCTGACGCACACGGCCATGGCCGCACCGACAGTCCTGCGGTCGAAACTGCGCAATCAGCAGGGCTATCTGCAATCGAAATACGCACGCCGTTCGCCCCACCGCAATGCCCCCTCTCCGCACATCTGGACGGGGCGGCTACCCGAGGGAACCCAACCGGGCCCCCACCGGATGTATCTCGAAGCCCGCGACACGACAGCGGACGGTGCTGTGAGACTGACCGACGTGCGGGTAATACTCGCCCCCTGA